A single window of Gemmatimonadota bacterium DNA harbors:
- a CDS encoding ABC transporter permease — translation MNNTYEYFIARRYMRAMRRQRQISLTAAIAIAGVTIGVAALVIVLSVFNGFSALLWDSLLSVSPHIIVQKPHAQPMSPNGEQIEQLEKLASVRAAAPFISTEGFALRRPPGGEMIQAGIAVRGIDAAQLAKITDLKAYLWAGDLDLNIQPPDPDQDARSTRRAKVYGTAIGRVLADRLGAVIGTEIMLGLVPKEVLMGQQPQLWPYKVTAIFHTGLEELDSALAFVSLDAAQRDLGWRNQISGIQIRLTEPFEAHHIAPTLPTGTNFDVITWMDTHRNLYASIRLEKWFSSLVLCLIVMVAGFNIVSILTMTVGDRQRDIGILKAMGATPRAIGKIFTLKGLGVGLTGVVFGNAIGYLLCWSQQTFEWIKLPGQIYIIQALPVKMLAIDFAYISLASIGLCFAFALLPARKAASLAPVVALRE, via the coding sequence TTGCCGCCCTCGTAATTGTCCTATCTGTTTTCAACGGCTTCTCGGCATTATTGTGGGACAGCCTGTTGAGCGTAAGCCCGCATATCATCGTACAAAAACCCCATGCACAGCCCATGTCGCCTAACGGGGAGCAAATCGAACAATTAGAAAAATTGGCCTCTGTGCGCGCAGCAGCACCTTTTATATCGACCGAAGGATTTGCGCTCCGGCGACCCCCTGGTGGCGAAATGATCCAGGCTGGCATAGCCGTGCGGGGAATAGACGCCGCACAATTGGCAAAAATTACAGACCTCAAAGCGTACTTATGGGCAGGCGACCTCGACCTGAACATTCAACCACCCGACCCCGATCAGGACGCGCGCTCTACCAGACGCGCCAAAGTATATGGCACGGCCATTGGTCGCGTACTCGCAGACCGGCTCGGCGCAGTAATCGGCACCGAAATCATGCTGGGATTGGTACCCAAAGAAGTCTTAATGGGACAACAACCGCAATTATGGCCCTACAAAGTAACCGCCATCTTTCACACCGGACTGGAAGAACTCGACTCCGCACTCGCATTTGTATCACTCGATGCGGCACAACGCGACCTGGGATGGCGCAATCAGATCTCGGGCATCCAGATTCGACTCACCGAGCCATTTGAAGCACATCACATCGCACCCACCCTTCCCACAGGAACAAATTTTGACGTCATAACCTGGATGGACACGCACCGCAACCTGTACGCATCCATCCGCCTGGAAAAATGGTTTAGCTCCCTGGTACTGTGTCTCATCGTAATGGTAGCCGGATTCAATATCGTCAGCATCTTAACCATGACAGTAGGCGACAGACAGCGCGACATCGGCATATTAAAAGCAATGGGCGCAACACCGCGTGCAATTGGCAAAATCTTCACACTCAAGGGCCTGGGCGTTGGCCTGACAGGCGTCGTCTTTGGCAACGCGATAGGCTATCTCCTGTGCTGGTCGCAACAGACCTTTGAATGGATCAAACTCCCCGGTCAAATTTACATCATCCAGGCACTGCCCGTAAAAATGCTCGCCATTGATTTTGCATACATATCTCTCGCATCTATAGGCCTGTGCTTCGCATTCGCCCTCTTGCCCGCCCGCAAAGCCGCCTCACTCGCGCCCGTCGTGGCATTGAGGGAATAA
- a CDS encoding type I restriction enzyme HsdR N-terminal domain-containing protein codes for MQKLNFPTSSTYDIITRDGSEMILDPLRQKYVVLTPEEWVRQNFVRYLIEGLGYPQGRTAIETGFVFQGMQCRADVLVYNAKGKALLMAECKAPEIKITQQVFDQIGRYNTVVQATYLIVTNGLQHYCYMIDRKNNAYRFIDTLPRYADIA; via the coding sequence ATGCAAAAACTAAATTTCCCAACCTCATCCACTTATGACATCATAACCCGCGACGGAAGCGAAATGATCTTAGACCCCCTCCGTCAAAAATACGTGGTATTAACCCCCGAAGAATGGGTGCGTCAGAATTTTGTGCGATACTTAATCGAAGGATTGGGCTACCCGCAGGGACGCACCGCAATCGAAACCGGATTTGTATTTCAGGGCATGCAGTGCCGCGCCGATGTACTCGTATATAACGCAAAAGGAAAAGCACTGTTAATGGCAGAATGCAAAGCCCCCGAAATAAAAATCACCCAACAGGTCTTTGACCAGATTGGGCGATACAATACAGTCGTACAGGCCACCTACCTCATTGTGACGAATGGCCTGCAACATTATTGCTATATGATCGATAGAAAAAACAACGCATATCGCTTTATAGACACACTGCCGCGATACGCGGACATCGCGTAA
- a CDS encoding SagB/ThcOx family dehydrogenase: MAKRKRRPQAGPEFMRRTQFKNLGPTGQARREPPPMPELHYQGETIDLPEPAQIETTQIDLRQAIDERKSERVFFDEPITLNELTYLLWATQGVKEFEQGETFRTVPSAGARHAFETYIVTNNVEGLDRGLYRYLSMGHKLGIIDQSDEIGERIANTTLQPELIQTSAATFLWTTVAARMTWRYGDRGYRYIHLDAGHVGQNLYLGAMAVNCRACTSAAFNDDELNRALKLDGVGHFAVYFGSVGK; the protein is encoded by the coding sequence ATGGCAAAACGCAAACGACGACCACAAGCGGGACCGGAATTTATGCGGCGCACACAGTTTAAAAATTTAGGCCCAACCGGGCAGGCGCGCAGAGAACCACCGCCCATGCCCGAATTGCATTACCAGGGCGAAACAATAGACCTACCCGAACCCGCGCAGATCGAAACAACGCAAATCGACCTGCGCCAGGCCATAGACGAGCGCAAAAGCGAGCGGGTATTCTTCGATGAACCCATCACACTGAATGAGCTAACCTACTTACTCTGGGCAACGCAGGGCGTAAAAGAATTTGAACAGGGCGAAACATTTCGCACCGTACCATCGGCAGGTGCGCGCCACGCATTTGAAACCTATATCGTAACGAACAACGTGGAAGGATTGGACCGCGGGTTATATCGATACCTATCTATGGGACACAAACTGGGAATAATCGACCAATCAGACGAAATTGGCGAAAGAATTGCCAACACCACCTTGCAACCCGAACTGATCCAGACAAGTGCCGCCACATTCTTATGGACAACAGTAGCCGCGCGAATGACCTGGCGCTACGGCGACCGGGGATATCGCTACATCCACCTCGATGCCGGCCATGTGGGACAGAACCTGTACCTGGGCGCCATGGCTGTAAACTGCCGCGCCTGCACCAGTGCGGCATTCAACGACGACGAATTAAATCGGGCACTCAAACTCGACGGCGTCGGACATTTTGCCGTATATTTCGGCTCAGTTGGAAAATAG